A genomic stretch from Leptodactylus fuscus isolate aLepFus1 chromosome 10, aLepFus1.hap2, whole genome shotgun sequence includes:
- the LOC142183274 gene encoding olfactory receptor 5AR1-like: protein MEMTNFTVTEFVLLGFYELPSFQLVLFLIFLVIYVATLVGNLLTTCLFCFDRHFHSPMYMFLCNMSVLDMSFTSMVLPKLLDILLTGNNVISYNGCMTQVFFFVVLMVSEYFILAAMAYDRYVAICHPLRYSHFMSLRVCFWLSWTSWSMGIFEGILYVILMSSCTFCGSNEIDHLFCDMKPLIQLACSDTSVIETVILGPSAVIGFFPSIMTLVSYIYIISTILKMHSKEGRQKTFSTCSSHLTVILLFYGTVLGMYMRPKSSYSMDQDKAFAVLYSGVIPMLNPLIYSLKNQEVKKALGKIKKHMLEDSLSG from the coding sequence ATGGAAATGACAAACTTCACCGTCACTGAATTTGTCCTCCTCGGCTTCTACGAGCTTCCAAGTTTCCAGTTGGTTTTATTCCTCATATTTCTGGTCATTTATGTAGCGACGTTGGTTGGAAATTTATTAACCACTTGTCTGTTTTGCTTTGATCGTCACTTTCACAGCCCCATGTATATGTTCCTATGTAACATGTCTGTATTGGATATGTCCTTCACGTCAATGGTTTTACCCAAGTTGTTGGACATCTTACTAACCGGTAACAACGTCATCTCCTACAATGGGTGTATGACCCAGGTCTTCTTTTTCGTGGTGCTCATGGTGTCGGAATATTTCATCCTGGCTGCCATGGCTTATGATCGGTACGTGGCCATATGTCATCCATTACGTTATTCTCATTTCATGAGTCTACGAGTCTGTTTCTGGTTGTCATGGACGTCTTGGAGCATGGGTATCTTTGAGGGCATCCTTTACGTCATTCTAATGTCGTCTTGTACATTTTGTGGGTCAAATGAGATTGACCATCTCTTCTGTGACATGAAGCCTCTTATACAGCTTGCGTGTAGTGACACAAGTGTTATAGAGACAGTAATACTTGGGCCAAGTGCCGTCATTGGCTTTTTTCCTTCCATCATGACCTTGGTGTCCTACATATATATTATCTCAACAATTCTGAAGATGCATTCTAAAGAAGGAAGACAAAAAACCTTCTCCACCTGTTCCTCCCATCTCACAGTCATCCTCTTGTTTTATGGGACGGTCCTTGGTATGTATATGAGGCCCAAGTCCAGCTATTCCATGGACCAGGACAAGGCGTTTGCTGTCTTGTATTCTGGAGTCATTCCAATGCTCAACCCTCTCATCTACAGCCTGAAAAATCAGGAGGTGAAGAAAGCTCTGGGCAAAATAAAGAAACACATGCTTGAAGATTCCTTATCGGGCTAG
- the LOC142183275 gene encoding olfactory receptor 5AR1-like, whose product MKATNFTVTEFVLLGFYELPSFQLVLFLIFLVIYVAMLVGNSVTTCLFCFDRHFHSPMYMFLCNMSVLDMSFTTMVQPKLLDTFLTGNNVISYNGCMTQVFFFVVLMVSEYFILAAMAYDRYVAICHPLRYSHFMSLRVCFWLSCTSWSFGVLEAIPFVILISSCTFCGSNEVDHLFCDLKPLMKLSCSDTSTIEMVIFGFGAVVGFVPSIMTLVSYVYIISTILKMNSKKGRHKTFSTCSSHLTVILLFYGTVLGMYMRPKSSYSMDQDKVFATLYSGVIPMLNPLIYSLKNQEVKKALQRIRKNIYSWKKMKLNDQQPKSCLAKTNVGRCLMCNGLLEMASSKSVRS is encoded by the coding sequence ATGAAGGCAACAAACTTCACCGTCACTGAATTTGTCCTCCTCGGCTTCTACGAGCTTCCAAGCTTCCAGTTGGTTTTATTCCTCATATTTTTGGTCATTTATGTAGCGATGTTGGTTGGAAATTCAGTAACCACTTGTCTGTTTTGCTTTGATCGTCACTTTCACAGCCCCATGTATATGTTCTTATGTAACATGTCCGTATTGGATATGTCCTTCACCACCATGGTTCAGCCCAAGTTATTAGACACGTTTCTCACCGGTAACAACGTCATCTCCTACAATGGGTGTATGACTCAGGTCTTCTTTTTCGTGGTGCTCATGGTGTCGGAATATTTCATCCTGGCTGCCATGGCTTATGATCGCTACGTGGCCATATGTCATCCATTACGTTATTCTCATTTCATGAGTCTACGAGTCTGTTTCTGGTTGTCATGCACGTCTTGGAGTTTTGGAGTCCTTGAAGCTATTCCTTTTGTCATTCTAATATCCTCTTGTACATTTTGTGGGTCAAATGAAGTAGACCATCTCTTCTGTGACTTGAAGCCTCTAATGAAACTTTCTTGTAGCGACACCAGTACGATAGAGATGGTAATATTTGGATTTGGCGCCGTTGTTGGCTTTGTTCCCTCCATCATGACCTTGGTGTCCTACGTATATATTATCTCTACAATCTTGAAGATGAATTCTAAAAAAGGAAGACACAAAACCTTCTCCACCTGTTCCTCCCATCTCACAGTCATCCTCTTGTTCTATGGAACGGTCCTTGGCATGTATATGAGACCCAAGTCCAGCTACTCCATGGACCAGGACAAGGTGTTCGCCACTTTGTATTCTGGAGTCATTCCGATGCTCAACCCTCTCATCTACAGCCTGAAAAATCAAGAAGTCAAGAAAGCTCTGCAGagaataaggaaaaatatatattcTTGGAAAAAAATGAAGTTAAATGACCAACAGCCAAAGTCATGTCTAGCCAAAACTAATGTAGGTAGATGTCTTATGTGTAATGGTTTACTGGAGATGGCTTCATCCAAAAGTGTCCGGAGTTAG
- the LOC142183276 gene encoding olfactory receptor 9G19-like, with protein MEATNFTVTEFVLLGFYELPSFQLVLFLIFLVIYVATLVGNSVTTCLFCFDSHFHSPMYILLCNMSVLDMSFTTMVLPKLLDILLTGNNVISYNGCMTQVFFFVVLMVSEYFILAAMAYDRYVAICHPLRYSHFMSLRVCFWLSCTSWSFGVLEGILYVVLISSCSFCGSNEVDHLFCDLKPLMKLSCSDTSTIETVILGLGSIVGFVPSVMTLVSYMYIIATILKIHSKEGRQKTFSTCSSHLTVILLFYGTVLGMYLRPKSSYSMDQDKAFAVLYSGVIPMLNPLIYSLKNQEVKKSLTKIMKSVLLPKTVLAQL; from the coding sequence ATGGAGGCAACAAACTTCACCGTCACTGAATTTGTCCTCCTCGGCTTCTACGAGCTTCCAAGCTTCCAGTTGGTTTTATTCCTCATATTTCTGGTCATTTATGTGGCGACGTTGGTTGGAAATTCAGTAACCACTTGTCTGTTTTGCTTTGATAGTCACTTTCACAGTCCTATGTACATTCTCTTATGTAACATGTCTGTATTGGATATGTCCTTCACCACCATGGTTTTACCAAAGCTGTTGGACATCTTACTGACCGGTAACAACGTCATCTCCTACAATGGGTGTATGACTCAGGTCTTCTTTTTTGTGGTGCTCATGGTGTCGGAATATTTCATCCTGGCTGCCATGGCTTATGATCGCTACGTGGCCATATGTCATCCATTACGTTATTCTCACTTCATGAGTCTACGAGTCTGTTTCTGGTTGTCATGCACGTCTTGGAGTTTTGGAGTTCTTGAAGGTATTCTTTATGTTGTTCTAATATCATCTTGTTCTTTTTGTGGGTCAAATGAAGTAGACCATCTCTTCTGTGACTTGAAGCCTCTAATGAAACTTTCTTGTAGCGACACCAGTACTATCGAGACGGTAATCCTTGGTCTTGGATCCATCGTTGGCTTTGTCCCTTCAGTCATGACCTTGGTGTCCTACATGTATATTATCGCAACAATCCTGAAGATTCATTCTAAAGAAGGAAGACAAAAAACCTTCTCCACCTGTTCCTCCCATCTCACAGTCATCCTCTTGTTTTATGGAACAGTCCTTGGTATGTATTTGAGGCCCAAGTCCAGCTACTCCATGGACCAGGACAAGGCGTTTGCTGTCTTGTATTCTGGAGTCATTCCAATGCTCAACCCTCTCATCTACAGCCTGAAAAATCAGGAGGTAAAGAAGTCTCTAACCAAAATTATGAAAAGTGTATTGTTACCAAAGACGGTGTTAGCTCAACTTTAA